The Phaeobacter gallaeciensis DSM 26640 genomic sequence TTTCACATCCACAAAGAAGCCCTTGAACGGCCCGCCGATCAGTTTGGCCGGCTCTCCCGCGCACGGCATGAATGCGCGGATGCGCTCTTGCTCTTGCCGCTCCTGTTCAGTCGGCAGGCCCATTGCTTGATCAACGTCGTCTTGCGTCAACCGTACAGGCTTGTCAGCTATCGAGAACACGCCAGACACGATGCGGCGCTGACGCATAACGTCCCAATGGGGTTCGTAACTGAACTTGGCATAGATGATGCGGGCTATCATCGGCGACACGAATTCCCTATCCTGGCCGTTCACCTTGCGGAACTTGGATACCTCCGGGTAAACGACCTGCACCCCCGCGCCATCAAGGACACGCCCTAGCACCTCCTTGGTGTGGGCCTCTTTCTGCGGGGCGGTGATAAGGGCATGCCATACGGGTTCGCAGGGCTTGCCCACGATGCCGCGTGATGACCGGAACGGCCACGGGTCGCCTTCTTTCAGGTTTAGCGTCATTGGCGCGGCCCCATCAGCCGTGAAATCACGCGATTTGGCCAGCAGAAAAACCGGCAGAGAACCACCCAAGCGCGAGACAGCCCCGCATCAGCGACTGCATTAGGTATTTCGGCATATATCCAATAGACCTCAATACCGTCGTCCTCCAAATTACGGCCTAGCCCTAGGTCAACCTTAACGCACCACTCATGGCGATGGCCTCTGACCCTTATCTCTCCATGCGCTGGATAGTAATCAAGCTGGCTGAATTTCATTGGCTTAACTCTCGTCATTGCTTTCCCCCTGCCTGCTTACGGTGCAGCGAAATGCCCGAACTGATGGTCGTCGCGCTC encodes the following:
- the nusG gene encoding transcription termination/antitermination protein NusG, with the protein product MTLNLKEGDPWPFRSSRGIVGKPCEPVWHALITAPQKEAHTKEVLGRVLDGAGVQVVYPEVSKFRKVNGQDREFVSPMIARIIYAKFSYEPHWDVMRQRRIVSGVFSIADKPVRLTQDDVDQAMGLPTEQERQEQERIRAFMPCAGEPAKLIGGPFKGFFVDVKKVEAGRVWYEMTFGDRRVSGEDTQGLVQRVAG